Proteins encoded by one window of Pseudomonas sp. PSKL.D1:
- a CDS encoding non-ribosomal peptide synthetase, whose product MNAEKSLKLARRFIELPVEKRRLFLDGLRAERIDFSQFPIAADVEVDDRHALSYAQQRMWFLWQLDRHSGAYNLPSAVHLSGSLDVPALERAFATLVARHQTLRTVFAEDVDGQVRQVPAGQALQVEQVDLSTLSEEARGARVRQLAEQEALRPFDLANGPLLRVTLLVLGAQEHVLLLTLHHIVADGWSMNVLIDEFVQSYQAFAQGREAELPALPIQYQDYALWQRKWLEAGEQERQLGYWREQLGDEHPLLELATDFPRPAVASQRGERHALVIDEALAEQLRALARQHNVTLFMVLLAAFNVLLYRHSGQTDVRVGVPIANRNRAEVEGLIGFFVNTQVLRTRLQGQQSVASLLADVKQTAAGAQAHQDLPFEQLVEALDLDRSLSHNPLFQVMYNHLPNVADVEVMTVAQGLELRPLEWSSRSTPFDLTLTTFERGGKLHASLTYACELFESATIARMAEHWQQLLRGMVGDGNQLLDQLPMLDEQQAGQLLEQANGRLASAAPTALEQFEAQVGRVPEAQALVFDGHSLTYRELDARANALAHQLVELGVGAEVCVGLAAQRSLEMVIGLLAVWKAGAAYVPLDPAFPASRLAYMIEDSRIGVLLTQQALQASLPQVPGVTTLLLDPARPEHSAQGPQRKVDGRHLAYVIYTSGSTGTAKGVAVSHASLGNYLQGIAQTLPLDGAGSMAVVSTLAADLGHTVLFGALCTGRVLHVIAQDVALDPLRFGDYMQNHGIDVLKIVPSHLEALLGAEHPERVLPERCLVVGGEACSQALVERVRALGRCDIVNHYGPTETTVGVLTQNLTAAGSPIVLGRPLPNLSTHVLDAGLQLQAPGSHGELYIGGAALARGYHGRAGMTAERFVPDPFGAPGARLYRSGDRVRRLAGGELAFLGRVDRQVKLRGYRIDLEEVLVMLRAAPQVRDAAVLLVGEAGEAQLVAYVVYADADGTAQQGELKAWLATRLPEYMVPSFYLALEAMPLTANGKLDSRALPLPTLERTAHAHVPPVTTQQLALASIWENVLKVPEVGLQDNFFSLGGHSLLAVQIVSRVRRQLGLDLPLRAIFDSANLGELAEALAHCERYRERGAIPALPRSERLPASFAQQRQWMFWTLQPHSTAYHTPLAVRLQGNLDRQALQQAVDALLARHESLRTTFAQQDGLLYQQVQPASSVDLQWTVLPDASQPQLELAVRAEITRLFDLHQGPLMRVKVIERTAEEWVLVLTLHHITSDGWSMSLLVHEFVELYSAFNAGREPALQPLAVQYADYAHWQRQWLEHGEMQRQQDYWVERLGGEQVVLELPTDRPRNAQASDRAGRVDLRLPQDLERQVRELAQGQGVTLFQLFLGTFALLLQRHSGQQDLRIGVPVNNRNSQELEGVVGFFVNTLVMRLCPQPELAVGQWLQAVKEVTLGAQANQDLPFDRLVEVLNPQRALNQNPLFQVMYNHLSTLGATATGTSLPQLQARELLLEGAGAQFELSLETLETPQGIAVALVYAADLFDASTIERLASHWQALLRGMVADASQAIGELPMLDASARQTLQAWNDTAQRYADEYRVHRLIEQQVERSPAATALVFGARQLSYRELNTAANALAHELIARGVGPDVLVGIAAERSLEMVIGLLAILKAGGAYLPLDPEYPEERLAYMIDDSRMALLLQQRGLSLPVPATLPTLLLEAPETELAECANPQVDVAPEHLAYVIYTSGSTGKPKGAGNRHQALANRLHWMQQAYGLGAGDRVLQKTPFSFDVSVWEFFWPLMTGAQLVVAEPGAHRDPARLVELIEQHAVSTLHFVPSMLQVFLQSPDLGGCHSLRRIVCSGEALPLDAQAQVFARLPKAALYNLYGPTEAAIDVTHWTCVEEGSDNVPIGRPIANLQTHVLDAALQPVVPGVAGELYLGGVGLARGYHRRPALTAERFVASPLGDGERLYRTGDLVRYRADGALEYLGRLDHQVKIRGQRIELGEIEARLLEVAGAGETVVVAQRDAQGQHLVGYVADPRQPADLLAWQAQLKAELANRLPAYMVPAQLVWLAAMPLSPNGKLDRKALPAPDMAQAQREFQAPVTALERKVAAIWAQVLHLEQVGMADHFFDLGGHSLLATQVVSRVAQELDLEVPLALMFEHSTLQAFTQALGELQGSRAARIVAIDRNQPLQLSFAQERQWFLWQLEPHSTAYHIPMALRLRGDLDLQALEDSFNLLVERHESLRTTFIQEQAQVRPVIHAQLRLPISVQSAAAEGDEAAGIQAFIQAQTAQTFDLVNGPLLRIGVLRLGARDHVLTLVQHHIVSDGWSMQVMVDEWMQSYASLAGGSLPALPLLPVQYLDYAHWQRDWLAAGERERQLVYWREQLGAEPVVLELPTDHARPALQSYRGARLALTLDVDLATGLQHLAQQHNVTLFMLLLASFQALLQRYSGQDDIRVGVPVANRHRLETERLIGFFVNTQVLRARFDSTLTVEALLEQVRQAALGAQQHQDLPFEQLVEALQPARSLSHNPLFQVMFNHRNALDQQLGEGFQVPQLEVETLSGEHQSAQFDLALDTFETAQGLGATLTYATDLFDASTIERLAGHWQNVLRGMLADPRARVADLMLMDARQQQTLQAWNDTAQRYADEYRVHRLIEQQVERSPAATALVFGARQLSYRELNTAANALAHELIARGVGPDVLVGIAAERSLEMVIGLLAILKAGGAYLPLDPEYPEERLAYMIDDSRMALLLQQRGLSLPVPATLPTLLLEAPETELAECANPQVDVAPEHLAYVIYTSGSTGKPKGAGNRHQALANRLHWMQQAYGLGAGDRVLQKTPFSFDVSVWEFFWPLMTGAQLVVAEPGAHRDPARLVELIEQHAVSTLHFVPSMLQVFLQSPDLGGCHSLRRIVCSGEALPLDAQAQVFARLPKAALYNLYGPTEAAIDVTHWTCVEEGSDNVPIGRPIANLQTHVLDAALQPVVPGVAGELYLGGVGLARGYHRRPALTAERFVASPLGDGERLYRTGDLVRYRADGALEYLGRLDHQVKIRGQRIELGEIEARLLDLDPVREAVVLAQPGAAGPQLVGYVLVTEADLEAQRQVQLRERLKAHLKANLPEYMVPNQWVMLEQWPLSPNGKLDRKALPVPQVAQQHLYVAPQSPVECQLAAIWQDVLKLEKVGLNDHFFELGGHSLLVVSLVSRIQLELGMKATAQLIFQYPTLGELARQLEQGGDGMDDSTLNQLESLLDEMEEV is encoded by the coding sequence GATGATCGCCATGCCCTCTCCTATGCCCAGCAGCGCATGTGGTTCCTGTGGCAGCTGGACCGCCACAGCGGTGCCTACAACCTGCCAAGCGCCGTGCACCTGAGCGGCTCGCTGGATGTGCCGGCCCTGGAGCGTGCGTTCGCCACCCTGGTGGCGCGCCACCAGACCCTGCGCACGGTGTTCGCCGAGGACGTTGACGGGCAGGTGCGTCAGGTGCCCGCAGGGCAGGCGCTGCAAGTCGAGCAGGTGGACTTGTCGACATTGAGCGAGGAGGCCCGGGGCGCGCGCGTACGCCAGCTGGCCGAGCAGGAGGCACTGCGCCCGTTCGACCTGGCCAATGGCCCGCTGCTGCGCGTCACCCTGTTGGTGCTGGGTGCGCAAGAACATGTGCTGCTGTTGACCCTGCATCACATCGTTGCCGATGGTTGGTCGATGAATGTGCTGATCGACGAGTTCGTCCAGAGTTATCAAGCCTTTGCCCAAGGCCGTGAGGCTGAACTCCCGGCCTTGCCCATCCAGTATCAGGACTATGCCCTGTGGCAGCGCAAATGGCTGGAGGCCGGTGAGCAGGAGCGCCAGCTTGGCTACTGGCGCGAGCAACTGGGCGACGAGCACCCCTTGCTCGAACTGGCCACCGATTTCCCTCGTCCGGCGGTGGCCAGCCAGCGTGGCGAGCGCCATGCGCTGGTCATCGACGAAGCGCTGGCAGAACAACTGCGGGCGCTGGCGCGCCAGCATAACGTCACCCTGTTCATGGTCCTGCTCGCGGCGTTCAACGTACTGCTCTACCGCCACAGCGGCCAGACCGACGTGCGCGTCGGCGTGCCTATTGCCAACCGCAACCGTGCCGAGGTGGAAGGGTTGATCGGTTTCTTCGTCAACACCCAGGTGTTGCGTACCCGCTTGCAGGGCCAGCAATCGGTAGCCAGCCTGCTGGCCGACGTCAAGCAGACCGCCGCCGGTGCCCAGGCCCACCAGGACCTGCCTTTTGAACAGTTGGTGGAAGCGCTTGATCTGGACCGTAGCCTGAGCCATAACCCGCTGTTTCAGGTGATGTACAACCACTTGCCGAATGTCGCCGATGTCGAGGTGATGACGGTTGCGCAAGGCCTGGAGCTGCGCCCGCTGGAGTGGAGCAGCCGTTCGACACCGTTCGACCTGACCCTGACTACCTTCGAGCGCGGCGGCAAGCTGCACGCGTCGCTGACCTATGCCTGTGAGCTGTTCGAGAGCGCCACCATCGCGCGTATGGCCGAACATTGGCAGCAACTGCTGCGGGGCATGGTTGGCGACGGCAATCAGTTGCTGGACCAGTTGCCGATGCTCGATGAGCAGCAGGCCGGGCAACTGCTGGAGCAGGCCAACGGCCGCTTGGCATCAGCGGCGCCCACCGCCCTCGAGCAGTTTGAAGCTCAGGTGGGTCGCGTGCCCGAGGCCCAGGCGCTGGTGTTCGACGGGCACAGCCTCACTTACCGTGAACTGGATGCGCGTGCCAATGCCCTGGCCCATCAGTTGGTGGAGCTGGGCGTGGGTGCAGAGGTGTGCGTGGGCCTGGCGGCACAGCGTTCGCTGGAGATGGTGATCGGCCTGCTGGCGGTATGGAAAGCCGGCGCTGCCTATGTGCCCCTTGATCCGGCATTTCCTGCTTCGCGCCTGGCCTACATGATCGAAGACAGCCGCATCGGCGTGCTGCTGACCCAGCAAGCGCTGCAGGCCAGCCTGCCACAGGTGCCAGGCGTGACCACGCTGCTGCTCGACCCCGCGCGCCCCGAGCACAGCGCGCAGGGCCCGCAACGCAAGGTCGATGGCCGCCATCTGGCCTATGTCATCTACACCTCCGGCTCCACCGGCACCGCCAAGGGCGTGGCTGTCAGCCATGCGTCCCTCGGCAACTACCTGCAAGGCATTGCCCAGACGCTGCCGCTGGACGGCGCCGGCAGCATGGCCGTGGTTTCCACCCTGGCGGCCGACCTCGGCCACACCGTGCTGTTCGGCGCGCTGTGCACCGGGCGAGTGCTGCATGTCATCGCCCAGGATGTCGCGCTCGACCCGCTGCGTTTTGGTGACTACATGCAAAACCACGGCATTGACGTGCTGAAGATCGTCCCTTCACACCTTGAGGCGCTGCTCGGCGCCGAGCACCCGGAGCGGGTACTGCCGGAGCGTTGCCTGGTGGTCGGCGGCGAGGCCTGTTCCCAAGCGTTGGTCGAGCGGGTGCGTGCACTGGGGCGTTGCGATATCGTCAACCACTACGGCCCGACCGAAACCACCGTGGGCGTGCTCACGCAGAACCTGACCGCGGCCGGCAGCCCGATCGTGCTGGGCCGACCCTTGCCCAACCTCAGCACACACGTGCTGGACGCCGGCCTGCAGTTGCAGGCGCCGGGCAGCCATGGCGAGCTGTACATCGGCGGTGCCGCCCTGGCCCGCGGCTACCATGGCCGCGCTGGCATGACCGCCGAGCGCTTCGTGCCCGACCCGTTCGGTGCCCCGGGCGCACGCCTGTACCGCAGTGGTGACCGCGTACGCCGTCTGGCCGGTGGTGAGTTGGCCTTCCTTGGCCGGGTCGATCGCCAGGTCAAGCTGCGCGGCTACCGTATCGACCTGGAGGAAGTGCTGGTGATGCTGCGCGCGGCGCCGCAGGTGCGCGATGCTGCGGTGCTGCTGGTGGGAGAAGCTGGCGAGGCGCAGTTGGTGGCCTACGTCGTTTACGCCGACGCTGATGGCACGGCGCAGCAGGGGGAACTCAAGGCCTGGCTGGCCACACGCCTGCCGGAATACATGGTGCCCAGCTTCTACCTGGCGCTGGAGGCCATGCCCTTGACCGCCAACGGCAAGCTCGACAGCCGCGCGCTGCCGCTGCCGACCCTGGAGCGCACGGCGCATGCGCATGTGCCACCTGTGACGACGCAGCAACTGGCGTTGGCCAGCATCTGGGAGAACGTGCTCAAGGTGCCGGAGGTGGGGTTGCAGGACAACTTCTTCAGCCTGGGTGGCCATTCGCTGCTGGCCGTGCAGATCGTCTCGCGGGTACGTCGTCAGTTGGGGCTGGACCTGCCCCTGCGGGCCATCTTCGACAGCGCCAACCTGGGTGAACTGGCCGAAGCGCTGGCGCACTGCGAGCGTTACCGCGAGCGAGGGGCAATCCCTGCATTGCCGCGTAGCGAGCGCCTGCCCGCGTCGTTTGCCCAACAGCGCCAGTGGATGTTCTGGACCCTGCAACCGCATAGCACGGCCTACCACACCCCGCTGGCCGTACGCCTGCAGGGCAACCTCGACCGCCAGGCCCTGCAACAGGCGGTGGATGCCTTGCTGGCCCGGCACGAATCGCTGCGCACCACCTTCGCCCAGCAGGATGGCCTGCTCTATCAGCAGGTGCAGCCGGCCAGCAGCGTCGACTTGCAATGGACCGTCCTGCCCGATGCCAGCCAGCCGCAACTGGAACTGGCGGTGCGCGCGGAAATCACCCGCCTGTTCGACCTGCACCAAGGGCCGCTGATGCGGGTCAAGGTGATCGAGCGTACGGCCGAGGAGTGGGTGCTGGTGCTGACCCTGCACCACATCACGTCCGACGGCTGGTCGATGAGCCTGCTGGTGCACGAATTCGTTGAGCTCTACAGCGCCTTCAATGCCGGCCGTGAGCCTGCCCTGCAGCCGCTGGCCGTGCAGTACGCCGACTACGCCCATTGGCAGCGCCAGTGGCTGGAGCACGGCGAGATGCAGCGCCAGCAGGATTACTGGGTAGAGCGCCTGGGCGGCGAGCAGGTGGTACTGGAGCTGCCCACCGATCGCCCGCGCAACGCTCAGGCCAGTGACCGTGCCGGGCGCGTCGACCTGCGCCTGCCTCAGGACCTGGAGCGGCAGGTGCGCGAACTGGCACAGGGCCAGGGCGTGACGCTGTTCCAGTTGTTCCTTGGCACGTTCGCCCTGCTGTTGCAGCGTCACAGTGGCCAGCAAGACCTGCGCATCGGTGTGCCGGTGAACAACCGCAACAGCCAGGAGCTGGAGGGCGTGGTCGGTTTCTTCGTCAACACCTTGGTGATGCGCCTGTGCCCACAGCCGGAGCTTGCCGTTGGCCAGTGGTTGCAAGCGGTCAAAGAGGTGACCCTGGGCGCCCAAGCCAACCAGGACCTGCCGTTCGACCGCCTGGTGGAGGTGCTCAACCCGCAGCGCGCACTGAACCAGAACCCTTTGTTCCAGGTGATGTACAACCACCTCAGCACACTGGGTGCTACCGCCACCGGCACCAGCCTGCCGCAGTTGCAGGCCCGCGAGTTGTTGCTCGAGGGGGCCGGCGCGCAGTTCGAGCTGTCCCTGGAAACCCTGGAGACCCCACAGGGCATCGCCGTGGCCTTGGTGTATGCCGCCGACCTGTTCGACGCCAGCACCATTGAGCGCCTGGCCAGCCATTGGCAGGCCTTGCTGCGTGGCATGGTCGCCGATGCCAGCCAGGCCATCGGCGAGCTGCCAATGCTCGACGCCAGCGCCCGGCAAACCCTGCAGGCCTGGAACGACACCGCCCAGCGCTATGCGGACGAATACCGTGTGCACCGCCTGATCGAACAGCAGGTCGAGCGCAGCCCCGCAGCCACCGCCCTGGTGTTCGGCGCCCGCCAGCTAAGCTACCGCGAGCTGAACACTGCCGCCAACGCCCTGGCCCATGAGTTGATTGCCCGTGGTGTTGGCCCGGATGTGCTGGTGGGCATCGCCGCCGAGCGCTCGCTGGAGATGGTCATCGGCCTGCTGGCGATTCTCAAGGCGGGTGGCGCCTACCTGCCACTGGACCCGGAGTACCCCGAAGAGCGCCTGGCGTACATGATCGACGACAGCCGCATGGCGCTGTTGCTGCAGCAGCGCGGTTTGAGCCTGCCGGTGCCGGCGACGCTGCCGACGCTGCTGCTGGAAGCGCCTGAAACGGAGCTGGCCGAGTGCGCCAACCCACAGGTCGACGTGGCCCCGGAGCACCTGGCCTACGTGATCTACACCTCGGGTTCCACCGGCAAGCCGAAGGGTGCCGGCAACCGCCACCAGGCCCTGGCCAACCGCCTGCACTGGATGCAGCAGGCCTATGGCCTGGGCGCTGGCGACCGGGTGCTGCAGAAGACGCCGTTCAGCTTCGACGTGTCGGTGTGGGAGTTCTTCTGGCCGCTGATGACCGGCGCGCAGCTGGTGGTCGCCGAGCCGGGAGCGCACCGCGACCCGGCGCGCCTGGTCGAGCTGATCGAGCAGCATGCGGTCAGCACGTTGCACTTCGTGCCGTCGATGCTGCAGGTGTTCCTGCAGTCGCCGGACCTGGGCGGTTGCCACAGCCTGCGGCGCATCGTCTGCAGTGGCGAGGCGCTGCCGCTGGATGCCCAGGCCCAGGTGTTCGCCCGTCTGCCGAAGGCGGCGCTGTACAACCTGTACGGCCCGACCGAGGCGGCCATCGACGTGACGCACTGGACCTGCGTGGAAGAGGGCAGCGACAACGTGCCGATCGGCCGGCCGATCGCCAACCTGCAAACCCACGTGCTGGACGCCGCGCTGCAACCGGTGGTGCCCGGCGTGGCCGGCGAGTTGTACCTCGGTGGCGTGGGCCTGGCGCGCGGTTACCACCGCCGCCCGGCGCTGACCGCCGAGCGCTTCGTGGCCAGCCCGCTGGGTGATGGCGAACGCCTGTACCGCACCGGTGACCTGGTGCGCTACCGCGCCGACGGCGCCCTGGAATACCTGGGCCGCCTGGACCATCAGGTGAAGATCCGTGGCCAGCGCATCGAGCTGGGCGAGATCGAGGCGCGCCTGCTGGAAGTGGCCGGTGCCGGTGAAACCGTGGTAGTGGCCCAGCGCGACGCCCAGGGCCAGCACCTGGTCGGGTACGTCGCCGACCCGCGCCAGCCTGCCGATTTGCTGGCCTGGCAAGCGCAGCTCAAGGCTGAGCTGGCCAACCGCCTGCCTGCCTACATGGTGCCTGCGCAACTGGTGTGGCTGGCAGCCATGCCGCTGAGCCCCAATGGCAAGCTCGACCGCAAGGCCCTGCCGGCGCCGGACATGGCCCAGGCACAACGCGAGTTCCAGGCGCCGGTCACGGCGCTGGAGCGCAAGGTCGCGGCCATCTGGGCTCAGGTGCTGCACCTGGAGCAGGTGGGCATGGCCGATCACTTCTTCGACCTTGGCGGGCATTCGCTGCTCGCCACCCAAGTGGTCTCGCGGGTTGCCCAGGAGCTCGACCTTGAGGTGCCGCTGGCGCTGATGTTCGAGCACAGCACCCTGCAGGCCTTTACCCAGGCGCTCGGCGAGCTGCAAGGCAGCCGCGCGGCGCGGATTGTCGCCATCGACCGCAACCAGCCGCTGCAACTGTCGTTCGCCCAGGAGCGCCAGTGGTTCCTCTGGCAACTGGAGCCGCACAGCACCGCCTATCACATCCCGATGGCCTTGCGCTTGCGCGGTGATCTGGACCTGCAGGCTCTGGAGGACAGCTTCAACCTGCTGGTGGAGCGTCACGAGAGCTTGCGAACCACGTTCATCCAGGAACAGGCTCAGGTACGCCCGGTCATCCATGCCCAGTTGCGCCTGCCGATCAGCGTGCAATCAGCCGCTGCCGAGGGCGACGAAGCGGCAGGCATCCAGGCCTTCATCCAGGCACAGACCGCGCAGACCTTCGATCTGGTCAACGGCCCGCTGCTGCGCATTGGCGTGCTGCGACTGGGCGCCCGTGACCATGTGCTGACCCTGGTGCAACACCACATCGTCTCTGACGGCTGGTCGATGCAGGTGATGGTCGATGAGTGGATGCAGAGCTATGCCAGCCTGGCCGGCGGCAGCCTGCCCGCGCTACCACTGCTGCCGGTGCAGTACCTCGACTATGCCCACTGGCAGCGTGACTGGCTCGCCGCCGGCGAACGTGAGCGCCAGCTGGTGTACTGGCGTGAGCAGCTGGGCGCCGAACCGGTAGTGCTGGAACTGCCCACCGACCATGCCCGCCCGGCGCTGCAAAGCTACCGTGGCGCGCGCCTGGCCCTGACGTTGGACGTGGACCTGGCCACCGGCCTGCAGCACTTGGCGCAGCAGCACAACGTCACCCTGTTCATGCTGCTGCTGGCTTCCTTCCAGGCCCTGTTGCAACGTTACAGCGGGCAGGACGATATCCGTGTAGGCGTGCCGGTGGCCAACCGTCACCGCCTGGAAACCGAGCGACTGATCGGCTTCTTCGTCAACACCCAGGTGCTGCGTGCGCGTTTTGACAGCACGCTGACGGTCGAAGCGCTGCTCGAACAGGTGCGCCAGGCGGCGCTGGGCGCCCAGCAGCACCAGGACCTGCCCTTCGAGCAACTGGTCGAGGCCTTGCAGCCGGCACGCAGCCTGAGCCACAACCCGCTGTTCCAGGTCATGTTCAACCACCGCAACGCCCTCGACCAGCAGTTGGGTGAAGGCTTCCAGGTACCGCAGCTGGAAGTCGAGACCTTGAGCGGCGAGCACCAGAGCGCGCAGTTCGACCTGGCGCTGGATACCTTCGAGACCGCCCAAGGCCTGGGCGCAACCCTGACCTACGCCACCGACCTGTTCGACGCCAGCACCATCGAGCGCCTGGCTGGCCATTGGCAGAACGTGCTGCGCGGCATGCTTGCCGACCCGCGGGCGCGGGTAGCCGACCTGATGTTGATGGATGCCCGGCAGCAGCAAACCCTGCAGGCCTGGAACGACACCGCCCAGCGTTATGCGGACGAATACCGTGTGCACCGCCTGATCGAACAGCAGGTCGAGCGCAGCCCCGCAGCCACCGCCCTGGTGTTCGGCGCCCGCCAGCTCAGCTACCGCGAGCTGAACACTGCCGCCAACGCCCTGGCCCATGAGTTGATTGCCCGTGGTGTTGGCCCGGATGTGCTGGTGGGCATCGCCGCCGAGCGCTCGCTGGAGATGGTCATCGGCCTGCTGGCGATTCTCAAGGCGGGTGGCGCCTACCTGCCACTGGACCCGGAGTACCCCGAAGAGCGCCTGGCGTACATGATCGACGACAGCCGCATGGCGCTGTTGCTGCAGCAGCGCGGTTTGAGCCTGCCGGTGCCGGCGACGCTGCCGACGCTGCTGCTGGAAGCGCCTGAAACGGAGCTGGCCGAGTGCGCCAACCCACAGGTCGACGTGGCCCCGGAGCACCTGGCCTACGTGATCTACACCTCGGGTTCCACCGGCAAGCCGAAGGGTGCCGGCAACCGCCACCAGGCCCTGGCCAACCGCCTGCACTGGATGCAGCAGGCCTATGGCCTGGGCGCTGGCGACCGGGTGCTGCAGAAGACGCCGTTCAGCTTCGACGTGTCGGTGTGGGAGTTCTTCTGGCCGCTGATGACCGGCGCGCAGCTGGTGGTCGCCGAGCCGGGAGCGCACCGCGACCCGGCGCGCCTGGTCGAGCTGATCGAGCAGCATGCGGTCAGCACGTTGCACTTCGTGCCGTCGATGCTGCAGGTGTTCCTGCAGTCGCCGGACCTGGGCGGTTGCCACAGCCTGCGGCGCATCGTCTGCAGTGGCGAGGCGCTGCCGCTGGATGCCCAGGCCCAGGTGTTCGCCCGTCTGCCGAAGGCGGCGCTGTACAACCTGTACGGCCCGACCGAGGCGGCCATCGACGTGACGCACTGGACCTGCGTGGAAGAGGGCAGCGACAACGTGCCGATCGGCCGGCCGATCGCCAACCTGCAAACCCACGTGCTGGACGCCGCGCTGCAACCGGTGGTGCCCGGCGTGGCCGGCGAGCTGTACCTCGGTGGCGTGGGCCTGGCGCGCGGTTACCACCGCCGCCCGGCGCTGACCGCCGAGCGCTTCGTGGCCAGCCCGCTGGGTGATGGCGAACGCCTGTACCGCACCGGTGACCTGGTGCGCTACCGCGCCGACGGCGCCCTGGAATACCTGGGCCGTCTGGACCATCAGGTGAAGATCCGTGGCCAGCGCATCGAGCTGGGCGAGATCGAGGCGCGCTTGCTGGACCTGGACCCCGTGCGTGAGGCCGTGGTGCTGGCCCAGCCAGGTGCCGCCGGCCCGCAACTGGTGGGCTACGTGCTGGTCACCGAGGCAGACCTGGAGGCTCAACGCCAGGTGCAATTGCGCGAACGCCTCAAGGCCCACCTCAAAGCCAACCTGCCCGAGTACATGGTGCCCAACCAATGGGTGATGCTCGAGCAATGGCCGCTCAGCCCCAACGGCAAACTGGACCGCAAGGCGTTGCCGGTGCCGCAGGTGGCGCAACAACATCTCTACGTGGCGCCGCAAAGCCCGGTCGAATGCCAGTTGGCTGCGATCTGGCAGGACGTGCTCAAGCTCGAGAAGGTCGGCCTGAACGACCACTTCTTCGAGCTGGGCGGCCACTCTCTTCTCGTCGTGAGCCTGGTTTCACGCATTCAACTCGAGCTTGGTATGAAGGCAACTGCGCAATTGATTTTCCAATACCCGACCCTGGGCGAACTGGCCCGTCAGCTGGAGCAAGGGGGTGACGGCATGGACGACTCCACCCTGAACCAGCTGGAAAGCCTGCTCGACGAAATGGAGGAGGTGTAA